One stretch of Oncorhynchus keta strain PuntledgeMale-10-30-2019 chromosome 18, Oket_V2, whole genome shotgun sequence DNA includes these proteins:
- the mindy4b gene encoding inactive ubiquitin carboxyl-terminal hydrolase MINDY-4B, whose protein sequence is MDPDIVNRNTELDDILRQISELDKWRNIFNSRGLELQDCIIKRPLERTKLEEESEDGTGRPPSTAQPPCGNTNLSTVPYSIPRALTVSPSLGGLPITPELAGNLRKILFGNTFYVFNYEWKKSFFKFREPYSNLSYALEAERGGSRAIQMVVQANIIKYLLFTHQTNSDCCRLQSLSEVGEKEQERALAVALTDILWAAGEERSATISLVTSDYCFTPHLDYKLDNFTERLQLFSFNKKEDVKKFVHEHIQCFEDEGSHGVILFLYSLIFSRTITRLREDLDCTTSHLLHLSLGNFVCRQALMNLLLTGRASPNVFNGTLQCGDDGSPLEKPLHGVLARSAVGYLHWSRELLERTKLPMVGSMLKTPKLPIWVCSINGTYSVLFSPNRSLLSDWKMEHLFHMYFYNGQPSQQSTALLTIDTHSHHWEVGIKDTQGDPEKRFPSVEMAIRTKWEGAAIDWNGTMPFF, encoded by the exons ATGGATCCCGACATTGTGAACCGCAACACCGAGCTGGATGACATCCTCAGACAAATATCAGAGCTGGACAAATGGAGAAACATCTTCAACTCCCGTGG GTTGGAATTACAAGATTGTATCATTAAA AGGCCTCTGGAGAGGACTAAGCTTGAGGAGGAAAGCGAGGATGGCACAGGCAGGCCACCGTCCACAGCACAGCCGCCTTGTGGAAACACCAACCTATCGACAGTGCCCTACTCTATCCCCCGGGCCCTGACTGTCTCTCCTAGCCTAGGAGGGCTCCCTATCACACCCGAGTTAGCTGGG AACCTCAGGAAGATTTTGTTCGGCAATACTTTTTACGTCTTCAACTATGAGTGGAAGAAGTCCTTCTTCAAATTCAGGGAGCCCTACTCCAACCTATCCTATGCCCTGGAGGCCGAAAGA GGAGGATCCCGTGCCATTCAAATGGTGGTCCAAGCGAACATTATCAAATACTTGCTCTTCACCCACCAGACCAACTCAGACTGTTGCAGACTGCAAAG TCTGAGTGAGGTGGGTGAGAAGGAGCAGGAGAGGGCCCTGGCCGTCGCTCTGACTGACATTCTGTGGGCAGCTGGTGAGGAAAGGAGCGCCACCATCTCCTTAGTGACATCAGACTACTGTTTCACCCCCCACCTGGACTACAAACTGGACAACTTCACTGAGAGA CTACAGCTTTTTAGTTTCAACAAGAAAGAGGATGTCAAGAAATTTGTCCATGAGCACATCCAGTGT TTTGAAGATGAGGGGAGTCATGGAGTCATCTTGTTTCTCTACAGCTTAATCTTTTCAAGGACTATCACCAG GTTGAGGGAGGATCTTGACTGTACCACCTCCCACTTGCTTCATTTGAGCCTTGGCAACTTTGTGTGTCGTCAG GCACTGATGAATCTTCTGCTAACTGGCCGAGCCAGTCCCAATGTATTCAATGGAACTCTGCAGTGTGGTGACGACGGCAGCCCTCTGGAGAAGCCTCTACACGGGGTCCTGGCTCGCAGCGCCGTAGGCTACCTGCACTGGAGCCGCGAGCTGCTGGAACGTACAAAGCTGCCCATG GTTGGAAGCATGCTGAAAACACCAAAGTTGCCCATTTGGGTGTGCAGTATCAATGGCACCTACAGCGTCCTCTTCAGTCCCAACCGCTCCCTGCTCTCTGACTGGAAGATGGAGCACCTGTTCCACATGTACTTCTACAATGGCCAGCCATCGCAACAAAGCACAGCCCTGCTGACCATTG ACACTCACTCCCACCACTGGGAGGTAGGGATCAAGGACACCCAGGGAGACCCAGAGAAGAGGTTTCCCTCTGTAGAGATGGCCATTAGGACCAAATGGGAGGGAGCTGCCATCGACTGGAACGGAACCATGCCTTTTTTCTGA